The following proteins are co-located in the Callithrix jacchus isolate 240 chromosome 10, calJac240_pri, whole genome shotgun sequence genome:
- the GDPD5 gene encoding glycerophosphodiester phosphodiesterase domain-containing protein 5 isoform X5, whose translation MSGSQQIALMVILASTVVAMSAVAQLWEDEWEVLLISLQGTAPFLHVGALAAVTVLSWIVAGQFARTERTSSQVIILCTFFTVVFALYLVPLTISSPCIMEKKDLGPKPALIGHRGAPMLAPEHTLMSFRKALEQKLYGLQADITISLDGVPFLMHDATLRRTTNVEEEFPELARRPASMLNWTTLQRLNAGQWFLKTDPFWTASSLSPSDYREAQNQSICSLAELLELAKGNATLLLNLRDPPREHPYRSSFLNITLEAVLRSGFPQHQVLWLPNKQRTLVRKVAPGFQQTSGLKEAVTSLRRGHIQRLNLRYTQVSSQELRDYASWNLSVNLYTINAPWLFSLMWCAGVPSVTSDNSHTLSQVPSPLWIMPPDEYCLMWVTADLISFTLIVGIFVLQNYHLIRWRLGGIRSYNPEQIMLSAAVRRTSRDVSIMKEKLIFSAEISDGVEVSDELSVCSDNSYDTYANSTTTPVGPRGGGSHAKTLTERSGR comes from the exons ATGTCTGGCTCTCAGCAG ATTGCCCTGATGGTCATCCTGGCCTCCACGGTGGTGGCCATGTCGGCTGTGGCCCAGCTGTGGGAGGATGAGTGGGAGGTGCTGCTGATCTCCCTGCAG GGCACAGCGCCGTTCCTACACGTGGGGGCCCTGGCCGCAGTCACTGTGCTCTCCTGGATCGTGGCAGGACAGTTTGCCCGCACAGAGCGGACCT CCTCCCAGGTGATCATTCTCTGCACCTTCTTCACTGTGGTGTTTGCCCTCTACCTGGTCCCTCTCaccatctcctctccctgcatcaTGGAAAAGAAGGACCTTGGCCCCAAACCCGCCCTCATTGGCCACCGAGGGGCCCCAATG CTGGCTCCAGAGCACACTCTCATGTCCTTCCGGAAGGCCCTTGAGCAGAAGCTGTATGGGCTCCAGGCTGACATTACCATCAG CCTGGACGGCGTGCCCTTCCTCATGCACGATGCCACCCTGCGGCGCACCACCAACGTGGAGGAGGAGTTCCCGGAGCTCGCCCGCAGGCCTGCCTCCATGCTCAACTGGACCACCCTGCAGAGGCTCAACGCTGGCCAGTGGTTCCTGAAG ACTGACCCCTTCTGGACGGCCAGCTCTCTGTCACCCTCCGACTACAGAGAGGCCCAGAACCAGTCCATCTGCAGCCTGGCAGAGCTCCTGGAGCTGGCCAAAGGCAACGCCACACTGCTGCTCAACCTGCGCGACCCGCCCCGTGAGCACCCCTACCGCAGCAGCTTCCTCAACATCACTCTGGAGGCCGTGCTGCGCTCTGGCTTCCCCCAGCACCAG GTCCTGTGGCTGCCTAACAAGCAGAGGACCCTGGTGCGGAAGGTGGCTCCCGGCTTCCAGCAGACATCAGGCCTCAAAGAGGCGGTCACCAGCCTGCGGAGAGGCCACATCCAGCGGCTGAACCTGCGCTACACTCAGGTGTCCAGCCAGGAGCTCAG GGACTACGCATCTTGGAACCTGAGTGTGAACCTCTACACAATTAACGCGCCATGGCTCTTCTCCCTGATGTGGTGTGCGGGGGTCCCATCTGTCACCTCTGATAACTCCCACACCCTCTCCCAGGTGCCTTCCCCGCTCTGGATCATG CCCCCGGACGAGTACTGTCTCATGTGGGTCACTGCCGACCTGATCTCCTTCACCCTCATCGTGGGCATCTTCGTGCTCCAGAA CTATCACTTGATCAG GTGGCGCCTGGGTGGCATACGGAGCTACAACCCTGAGCAGATCATGCTGAGCGCCGCAGTACGCCGGACCAGCCGGGACGTCAGCATCATGAAGGAGAAGCTCATCTTCTCAG CAGAGATCAGCGATGGCGTAGAGGTCTCCGACGAGCTCTCCGTGTGTTCAGACAACAGTTACGACACATACGCCAACAGCACCACCACCCCTGTGGGCCCCCGAGGGGGTGGCAGCCACGCCAAGACCCTCACAGAGCGGAGTGGGCGTTAG
- the GDPD5 gene encoding glycerophosphodiester phosphodiesterase domain-containing protein 5 isoform X6 has product MVILASTVVAMSAVAQLWEDEWEVLLISLQGTAPFLHVGALAAVTVLSWIVAGQFARTERTSSQVIILCTFFTVVFALYLVPLTISSPCIMEKKDLGPKPALIGHRGAPMLAPEHTLMSFRKALEQKLYGLQADITISLDGVPFLMHDATLRRTTNVEEEFPELARRPASMLNWTTLQRLNAGQWFLKTDPFWTASSLSPSDYREAQNQSICSLAELLELAKGNATLLLNLRDPPREHPYRSSFLNITLEAVLRSGFPQHQVLWLPNKQRTLVRKVAPGFQQTSGLKEAVTSLRRGHIQRLNLRYTQVSSQELRDYASWNLSVNLYTINAPWLFSLMWCAGVPSVTSDNSHTLSQVPSPLWIMPPDEYCLMWVTADLISFTLIVGIFVLQKWRLGGIRSYNPEQIMLSAAVRRTSRDVSIMKEKLIFSEISDGVEVSDELSVCSDNSYDTYANSTTTPVGPRGGGSHAKTLTERSGR; this is encoded by the exons ATGGTCATCCTGGCCTCCACGGTGGTGGCCATGTCGGCTGTGGCCCAGCTGTGGGAGGATGAGTGGGAGGTGCTGCTGATCTCCCTGCAG GGCACAGCGCCGTTCCTACACGTGGGGGCCCTGGCCGCAGTCACTGTGCTCTCCTGGATCGTGGCAGGACAGTTTGCCCGCACAGAGCGGACCT CCTCCCAGGTGATCATTCTCTGCACCTTCTTCACTGTGGTGTTTGCCCTCTACCTGGTCCCTCTCaccatctcctctccctgcatcaTGGAAAAGAAGGACCTTGGCCCCAAACCCGCCCTCATTGGCCACCGAGGGGCCCCAATG CTGGCTCCAGAGCACACTCTCATGTCCTTCCGGAAGGCCCTTGAGCAGAAGCTGTATGGGCTCCAGGCTGACATTACCATCAG CCTGGACGGCGTGCCCTTCCTCATGCACGATGCCACCCTGCGGCGCACCACCAACGTGGAGGAGGAGTTCCCGGAGCTCGCCCGCAGGCCTGCCTCCATGCTCAACTGGACCACCCTGCAGAGGCTCAACGCTGGCCAGTGGTTCCTGAAG ACTGACCCCTTCTGGACGGCCAGCTCTCTGTCACCCTCCGACTACAGAGAGGCCCAGAACCAGTCCATCTGCAGCCTGGCAGAGCTCCTGGAGCTGGCCAAAGGCAACGCCACACTGCTGCTCAACCTGCGCGACCCGCCCCGTGAGCACCCCTACCGCAGCAGCTTCCTCAACATCACTCTGGAGGCCGTGCTGCGCTCTGGCTTCCCCCAGCACCAG GTCCTGTGGCTGCCTAACAAGCAGAGGACCCTGGTGCGGAAGGTGGCTCCCGGCTTCCAGCAGACATCAGGCCTCAAAGAGGCGGTCACCAGCCTGCGGAGAGGCCACATCCAGCGGCTGAACCTGCGCTACACTCAGGTGTCCAGCCAGGAGCTCAG GGACTACGCATCTTGGAACCTGAGTGTGAACCTCTACACAATTAACGCGCCATGGCTCTTCTCCCTGATGTGGTGTGCGGGGGTCCCATCTGTCACCTCTGATAACTCCCACACCCTCTCCCAGGTGCCTTCCCCGCTCTGGATCATG CCCCCGGACGAGTACTGTCTCATGTGGGTCACTGCCGACCTGATCTCCTTCACCCTCATCGTGGGCATCTTCGTGCTCCAGAA GTGGCGCCTGGGTGGCATACGGAGCTACAACCCTGAGCAGATCATGCTGAGCGCCGCAGTACGCCGGACCAGCCGGGACGTCAGCATCATGAAGGAGAAGCTCATCTTCTCAG AGATCAGCGATGGCGTAGAGGTCTCCGACGAGCTCTCCGTGTGTTCAGACAACAGTTACGACACATACGCCAACAGCACCACCACCCCTGTGGGCCCCCGAGGGGGTGGCAGCCACGCCAAGACCCTCACAGAGCGGAGTGGGCGTTAG